The following proteins are encoded in a genomic region of Alnus glutinosa chromosome 8, dhAlnGlut1.1, whole genome shotgun sequence:
- the LOC133875450 gene encoding CST complex subunit STN1 — protein MDHDHRLRLYNTHVKLMAFDLLSLTQTPSHSSSEPISFSRKGTLFSRAETVGTVTSRELKPGKFLKFSVDDGTGCVSCVLWLNHFSSPYFARRSPPDVRLIAEAANRFAVEIRIGVVARVRGRITGYRGAVQITVSDVVVERDPNAETLHWLQCISLARKCYDVGTPNK, from the coding sequence ATGGACCACGACCACCGCCTCCGACTCTACAATACCCACGTAAAACTCATGGCCTTcgaccttctctctctcacccaaacCCCTTCTCATTCTTCCTCGGAACCCATCTCCTTTTCTCGCAAAGGCACCCTTTTTTCCCGCGCAGAAACCGTCGGCACCGTCACCTCCCGCGAGCTCAAACCCGGAAAGTTCCTCAAATTCTCCGTCGACGATGGCACCGGATGCGTCAGCTGCGTCCTCTGGCTCAACCACTTCTCCTCCCCCTACTTCGCTCGTCGCAGCCCGCCAGATGTTCGACTCATTGCCGAAGCGGCGAATCGCTTCGCAGTGGAGATTAGGATCGGGGTTGTGGCCAGAGTGCGCGGGAGGATCACCGGCTACAGGGGCGCGGTGCAGATCACGGTGTCGGATGTGGTGGTCGAGAGGGACCCAAATGCGGAGACCTTACATTGGCTGCAATGTATTAGTTTGGCTCGCAAGTGTTACGATGTTGGGACTCCAAACAAGTAG